AATAATAAAATATTAAATATTTTATACAAATAAGGAGAAAACAAATGACAAATCAAGAATTTAACAATCAAAATGAATTACCTACTAAAAAAAGTAAGAAAAAATGGTTATGGGGATGCGGAGGATGTTTAGGAATCTTCATAATTCTAGCTATTATATTCGGATCGTGTAGCGCTATTTTTGTAGGTAGTGTAGACGAAGAAATAAATGGAACTAAGGAAGAACAAAAGAAAAATAAAAAAACTTCAGAAAAAAGATATAAAGTTGGCGACGATGTTACTATCAAAGATGTTAAATTTAAATTAGTAGATGCCTCTTATACTGACGAAAGAAATGAATTTGCAGAAGTAGAAGCTGATAAAGTATTAGTTGTAGATATGGAATTTACAA
This portion of the Mammaliicoccus vitulinus genome encodes:
- a CDS encoding DUF5067 domain-containing protein — its product is MTNQEFNNQNELPTKKSKKKWLWGCGGCLGIFIILAIIFGSCSAIFVGSVDEEINGTKEEQKKNKKTSEKRYKVGDDVTIKDVKFKLVDASYTDERNEFAEVEADKVLVVDMEFTNNGDEDIPVGTDVKAYADGKQLESYPVTDELMDGLSPGRSIQGKTGFAITGNPNKLELEFSPFADFSGTKAIYNLDPQ